From one Cyanobacterium stanieri PCC 7202 genomic stretch:
- a CDS encoding carbohydrate ABC transporter substrate-binding protein, CUT1 family (PFAM: Bacterial extracellular solute-binding protein~COGs: COG1653 ABC-type sugar transport system periplasmic component~InterPro IPR006059~KEGG: cyn:Cyan7425_3276 extracellular solute-binding protein family 1~PFAM: extracellular solute-binding protein family 1~SPTR: Extracellular solute-binding protein family 1) — MKIKSSFISFIIVLLLFVPFLTGCQNPTGGTSADGVTRITFWHGINPPENREIFNRLLAKFNEDNPDIEVQGLYVGQPDEQLPKIIASVVGNQPPDLLWYVPQLTGKLVDLQAIKPLTEWFDSSPLKEQIEPAMVPTMTLEEEIWSVPFATNNTAMFYRPSLFEEAGIDQLPVTWDQFVEVAGQLTDGNNRHGVLLSVGKGEFTVFVWLPFIYGANGFMVENNQPNIVNEGAEKALSLGAQLVEDNYAILSAPDRGYELDDFINGRVAMQITGPWTLAQLKQSGIDYDVFPLPVVDKPATVLGGENLFVFRTNPEREEASLRFLEYILGEEFQRQWALETGYLPINKLVKDSSEYQEFVAQNPVLEVFLAQMENAYARPIIADYPTISENLGRAIESTLLGQKSAKEALEDSQERINLSVGNF; from the coding sequence TCATAGTTTTACTTTTATTTGTCCCTTTCCTGACAGGTTGCCAAAACCCCACGGGAGGGACTTCTGCTGATGGGGTCACGAGAATTACTTTCTGGCACGGTATTAATCCCCCAGAAAATAGAGAAATTTTTAATCGCTTATTAGCTAAATTTAATGAGGATAATCCTGATATAGAAGTACAAGGTTTGTACGTTGGACAACCTGATGAACAATTACCAAAAATTATCGCTTCGGTGGTGGGTAATCAACCTCCCGACCTACTTTGGTATGTACCCCAATTAACGGGCAAATTGGTCGATTTACAAGCCATTAAACCCCTTACGGAATGGTTTGATAGTTCTCCCCTCAAAGAACAAATAGAACCCGCTATGGTTCCCACAATGACCTTAGAGGAAGAAATTTGGTCTGTACCTTTTGCTACTAATAATACAGCGATGTTTTATCGTCCTAGCTTATTTGAGGAGGCGGGGATTGACCAATTACCCGTAACTTGGGATCAGTTTGTGGAAGTGGCAGGACAATTAACTGATGGTAATAATCGCCATGGAGTATTGTTATCTGTTGGCAAAGGAGAGTTTACTGTTTTTGTTTGGTTGCCTTTTATTTATGGTGCTAATGGTTTTATGGTGGAAAATAATCAGCCTAATATTGTCAATGAGGGAGCCGAAAAGGCTTTGAGTTTGGGGGCGCAATTGGTGGAGGATAATTATGCAATCTTATCAGCACCTGATCGTGGTTATGAATTGGATGATTTTATTAATGGTAGGGTGGCGATGCAGATTACGGGCCCTTGGACTTTGGCTCAGTTAAAACAAAGTGGCATTGATTATGATGTTTTTCCTTTGCCCGTAGTCGATAAACCTGCCACGGTGTTGGGGGGTGAAAATTTGTTTGTTTTTAGAACTAATCCTGAGCGGGAGGAGGCTTCTTTGAGGTTTTTGGAGTATATTTTGGGAGAAGAGTTCCAAAGGCAGTGGGCTTTAGAGACAGGTTATTTACCTATAAATAAATTAGTTAAGGATAGTTCTGAATATCAGGAGTTTGTGGCGCAAAATCCTGTTTTGGAGGTGTTTTTGGCTCAGATGGAAAATGCTTATGCCCGTCCTATTATTGCTGATTATCCTACCATTTCAGAAAACCTCGGAAGGGCGATCGAATCTACTTTATTGGGGCAAAAGTCGGCAAAAGAAGCCCTAGAGGACTCTCAGGAGAGGATTAATTTATCAGTGGGTAATTTTTAG